The Erythrobacter sp. JK5 genome includes a region encoding these proteins:
- the rsmH gene encoding 16S rRNA (cytosine(1402)-N(4))-methyltransferase RsmH, whose amino-acid sequence MIAPHIPVLLDEVIGAISPAPGMSVVDATFGAGGYTTALLEAGARVYAFDRDPGAIRDGAAMVERFDGRLSLHQRRFSEMREELDALGVPRVDAVVMDIGVSSMQLDQGERGFAYSHDGPLDMRMSSAGESAADFLNSADEAAIADVLYEYGEERQSRRVARAIVAARPLETTGELARVVRKALGHKPHDKKDPATRTFQAVRIHVNDELGELRAGLAAAEALLREGGVLAVVSFHSLEDRIVKRFFRDASGAGRAVSRHLPGELPGPTPTFARVSKAIRPGEDEVARNPRARSSILRHAIRTAAPARRDAA is encoded by the coding sequence ATGATCGCGCCGCACATTCCTGTCCTGCTCGACGAGGTGATCGGCGCGATCAGCCCTGCACCCGGCATGAGCGTGGTCGATGCCACGTTCGGGGCCGGCGGATACACGACCGCGCTGCTCGAAGCGGGCGCGCGCGTCTATGCCTTCGATCGCGATCCGGGTGCGATCCGCGACGGCGCTGCAATGGTCGAGCGGTTCGACGGTCGGCTTTCGCTGCATCAGCGGCGGTTTTCCGAGATGCGCGAAGAGCTCGATGCGCTCGGCGTGCCGCGGGTCGATGCCGTGGTAATGGATATCGGCGTCAGCTCGATGCAGCTCGACCAGGGCGAACGCGGCTTTGCCTATTCGCACGACGGGCCGCTCGACATGCGGATGAGTTCAGCTGGCGAAAGCGCTGCCGATTTCCTCAACTCCGCCGACGAAGCCGCGATCGCCGACGTGCTCTACGAATATGGCGAGGAGCGCCAGTCGCGCCGCGTCGCGCGCGCTATCGTTGCCGCACGCCCGCTTGAAACCACCGGCGAGCTCGCCCGCGTGGTGCGCAAGGCGCTGGGCCACAAGCCGCACGACAAGAAGGACCCCGCGACCCGCACGTTCCAGGCGGTGCGCATCCATGTGAACGACGAGCTGGGCGAACTGCGCGCCGGCCTCGCCGCCGCCGAAGCGCTGCTGCGTGAAGGCGGAGTGCTGGCGGTGGTCAGCTTCCACAGCCTCGAAGACCGGATCGTGAAGCGCTTCTTCAGGGACGCTTCGGGCGCGGGCCGTGCCGTATCGCGCCACCTGCCCGGCGAGCTCCCCGGACCGACGCCGACCTTTGCACGCGTCTCCAAGGCGATCCGCCCCGGCGAAGACGAGGTCGCGCGCAATCCCCGCGCGCGTTCCTCGATCCTGCGCCACGCCATCCGCACCGCCGCGCCAGCCAGGAGGGATGCAGCATGA
- a CDS encoding alpha/beta fold hydrolase, which produces MSPITRTARLLVASAAACALAAPTLVSADHHASNTTTGASMTTSQEAAPLIPRDALFGNPTRAQGRISPDGKWLSWLAPHEGVLNIWLAPRDNPDAAKVITSSTDRPIRQHFWAPDSNSVGYIQDKGGDENFLLYRIDVATGEEVTLTPFENTRVDIIGSSETIKDKILIGLNNRNPQFHDVHLLDLNTGEMELVLENNGYAGFMADDTLTVRMAFRQNEEGGTDYFDVRDNVVAETPFEATAMEDSLTTNPAGYTTDGSILYWLDSRGRNTAALFAQDTATGDKTMIAEDDKADIGGTIRDPKTGVVEAYSVNYLKNEWVATDPDLKASLDWLGEQLEGEYGISSRTDDDATWIVWNDPLTAPTATYIYEREAGTLTPFYVTRPELEGAPLQPMHPVEIASRDGLTLPSYLTLPPGSDTDGDGRPESAVPMVLLVHGGPWARDDYGFNSLHQMLANRGYAVLSTNFRGSTGFGKDFLNAGNKQWGLKMHDDLIDAVDWAIGEGITGEDQVAIMGGSYGGYATLAGLTFTPEKFACGVDIVGPSNLETLLATIPPYWAPLVKIFHERMGDPNTDEGLALLKAASPLYKADQIVKPLLIAQGANDPRVKQAESDQIVTAMKSAGIPVTYVLYPDEGHGFAKPANNIAFFGIAENFLAECLGGRAEPLGNVLEPSTAEIVEGAEHVKGLEDALGG; this is translated from the coding sequence ATGTCCCCCATCACCCGTACCGCTCGCCTGCTCGTTGCCTCGGCGGCGGCCTGCGCGCTCGCAGCGCCGACACTCGTTTCGGCCGATCACCACGCCTCGAACACTACCACCGGAGCCTCGATGACCACCTCCCAGGAAGCCGCCCCCCTGATCCCGCGCGACGCGCTGTTCGGCAACCCTACCCGCGCGCAGGGCCGGATCAGCCCGGACGGCAAGTGGCTGAGCTGGCTCGCGCCGCACGAAGGTGTGCTCAACATCTGGCTCGCTCCGCGCGACAATCCCGACGCGGCGAAGGTCATCACCTCGTCCACCGATCGCCCGATCCGGCAGCATTTCTGGGCCCCGGATTCGAACAGCGTCGGCTACATCCAGGACAAGGGCGGCGATGAGAACTTCCTGCTCTACCGCATCGATGTCGCAACCGGCGAAGAGGTGACGCTCACCCCGTTCGAGAACACGAGAGTCGACATCATCGGCAGTTCCGAGACGATCAAGGACAAGATCCTGATCGGTCTCAACAACCGCAACCCGCAGTTCCACGACGTGCACCTGCTCGATCTCAACACCGGGGAGATGGAACTGGTGCTCGAGAATAATGGCTATGCCGGGTTCATGGCCGACGACACGCTGACCGTGCGCATGGCGTTCCGCCAGAACGAGGAAGGCGGAACCGACTATTTCGACGTGCGCGACAATGTTGTCGCCGAAACACCGTTTGAAGCGACCGCGATGGAAGATTCGCTCACCACCAATCCGGCAGGCTACACCACCGACGGCTCGATCCTGTACTGGCTCGACAGCCGCGGGCGCAACACCGCCGCGCTGTTCGCGCAAGACACGGCGACCGGCGACAAGACCATGATCGCAGAGGACGACAAGGCCGACATCGGCGGCACGATTCGCGATCCCAAGACCGGGGTGGTCGAGGCCTATTCGGTCAACTACCTCAAGAACGAATGGGTCGCGACCGATCCCGATCTCAAGGCCTCGCTCGACTGGCTCGGCGAACAGCTCGAAGGCGAATACGGTATCTCCAGCAGGACCGACGATGACGCGACGTGGATCGTGTGGAACGACCCGCTCACCGCGCCGACCGCGACCTATATCTACGAGCGCGAAGCCGGGACGCTGACGCCGTTCTACGTCACCCGGCCCGAGCTCGAAGGCGCACCGTTGCAGCCGATGCACCCGGTCGAGATCGCCAGCCGCGACGGGCTGACATTGCCCTCCTATCTCACCCTGCCGCCCGGCTCGGACACCGATGGCGACGGGCGTCCGGAAAGCGCCGTACCGATGGTGCTGCTGGTCCATGGCGGGCCGTGGGCGCGCGACGATTACGGCTTCAACTCGCTGCACCAGATGCTCGCCAATCGCGGCTATGCGGTGCTGTCGACCAATTTCCGCGGCTCGACCGGCTTCGGCAAGGATTTCCTCAATGCCGGCAACAAGCAGTGGGGCCTGAAGATGCACGACGACCTGATCGACGCGGTCGACTGGGCGATCGGCGAAGGCATAACGGGTGAAGACCAGGTCGCGATCATGGGCGGGTCCTACGGCGGCTACGCGACGCTTGCGGGCCTGACCTTCACCCCGGAAAAATTCGCCTGCGGAGTCGATATCGTCGGCCCGTCGAATCTCGAAACGCTGCTCGCGACCATCCCGCCCTATTGGGCGCCGCTGGTGAAAATCTTCCACGAGCGGATGGGCGATCCCAACACCGACGAAGGCCTCGCGCTGCTCAAGGCGGCAAGCCCGCTCTACAAGGCGGACCAGATCGTGAAGCCGCTGCTGATCGCGCAGGGTGCCAACGATCCGCGCGTCAAGCAGGCGGAGAGCGACCAGATCGTGACTGCAATGAAATCGGCCGGAATCCCGGTCACTTACGTGCTCTATCCCGATGAAGGCCACGGTTTCGCCAAGCCCGCGAACAACATCGCCTTCTTCGGCATCGCCGAGAACTTCCTCGCTGAATGTCTGGGCGGCCGGGCCGAGCCGCTGGGCAACGTGCTCGAACCCTCGACCGCCGAAATCGTCGAGGGAGCGGAGCACGTAAAGGGCCTCGAAGACGCGCTTGGTGGCTGA
- a CDS encoding DNA-3-methyladenine glycosylase produces MGLTAERIRDGLDAVAREDATVATELKRIGYPEPRLRARGYKTLLRTIVGQQVSVAAASSMWTKLEAELGPDFTPACLLQRDFDTLRACGLSRQKQGYARSLCELVDAGEIDLHALPEDDEEAIAELTRIKGIGRWSAEIYLLFAEGRADMWPAGDLAVQEGVKRLLDLDERPQEKALREIGERWRPHRGPMAIFTWHFYANPAL; encoded by the coding sequence GTGGGGCTGACGGCAGAGCGGATCAGGGACGGGCTCGACGCGGTGGCGCGGGAGGATGCGACGGTCGCCACCGAGCTGAAGCGCATCGGCTATCCCGAACCGCGGCTGCGGGCACGCGGCTACAAGACGCTGCTGCGCACCATCGTCGGTCAGCAGGTGTCGGTCGCTGCGGCAAGCTCGATGTGGACCAAGCTTGAGGCCGAGCTTGGGCCGGACTTCACCCCCGCCTGCCTGCTGCAACGCGATTTCGACACCCTGCGCGCCTGCGGATTGTCGCGGCAGAAGCAGGGCTATGCCCGCTCCCTGTGCGAACTGGTCGATGCGGGCGAGATCGACTTGCACGCGTTGCCCGAAGACGACGAGGAAGCGATCGCCGAACTCACCCGGATCAAGGGGATCGGGCGCTGGTCGGCAGAAATCTACTTGCTGTTCGCCGAAGGCCGCGCCGACATGTGGCCGGCCGGGGATCTGGCCGTACAGGAAGGAGTCAAGCGGCTGCTCGATCTCGACGAACGCCCGCAGGAAAAGGCGCTGCGCGAAATCGGCGAACGCTGGCGCCCGCATCGCGGCCCGATGGCGATATTCACCTGGCATTTCTACGCCAATCCGGCGCTATAG
- a CDS encoding 2Fe-2S iron-sulfur cluster-binding protein: protein MPKLVVTNREGETSEIEVEDGLTVMEAIRDNGFDELLALCGGCCSCATCHVFVQAGATDKLPAMSEDEDDLLESSDHRNETSRLSCQIPFTSELDGLKVTIAPED, encoded by the coding sequence ATGCCCAAGCTGGTCGTCACCAATCGCGAAGGCGAGACGAGCGAAATCGAGGTCGAGGACGGCCTGACGGTGATGGAGGCGATCCGCGACAACGGCTTCGATGAGCTGCTGGCGCTGTGCGGCGGGTGCTGTTCGTGCGCGACCTGCCACGTGTTCGTGCAAGCCGGCGCGACCGACAAGCTCCCGGCGATGAGCGAGGACGAGGACGACCTGCTCGAATCTTCCGACCACCGCAACGAAACCTCGCGCCTGTCGTGCCAGATCCCGTTCACGTCCGAGCTCGACGGCCTCAAGGTAACAATCGCGCCTGAAGACTGA
- a CDS encoding division/cell wall cluster transcriptional repressor MraZ: protein MSAFGGYSGQAYSLSGDKGRFVLPPAFRKAVKDSSGSKVLCLAAHDRFDCLIGFGLSRTEKLHEQLDREEERAIRLNQDNFDREVRAQQLFGFEQLPFDDSGRFVMPDHLRDLGKVDDGLYFQGAGDFFFVWNPEELARMDSAWKGAQATCAKLVTEATAKSAKKGGAK from the coding sequence GTGTCTGCCTTTGGAGGATATAGTGGACAGGCCTATTCGCTTAGCGGCGACAAGGGTCGTTTCGTCCTGCCTCCCGCGTTTCGCAAGGCGGTAAAGGATTCGTCCGGCTCCAAGGTCCTGTGCCTCGCCGCGCACGACCGGTTCGATTGCCTGATCGGGTTCGGCCTCTCGCGCACCGAGAAACTGCACGAACAGCTCGACCGAGAGGAAGAGCGCGCGATCCGGCTCAATCAGGACAATTTCGATCGCGAAGTGCGCGCCCAGCAGCTGTTCGGCTTCGAGCAATTGCCGTTCGACGACAGCGGCCGCTTCGTCATGCCCGATCACCTGCGCGATCTCGGCAAGGTCGATGACGGGCTGTACTTCCAGGGCGCGGGCGATTTCTTCTTCGTCTGGAACCCGGAAGAGCTCGCGCGGATGGATTCGGCGTGGAAGGGCGCACAGGCGACCTGCGCCAAGCTGGTGACCGAGGCGACGGCGAAGTCTGCGAAGAAAGGCGGTGCGAAATGA
- a CDS encoding penicillin-binding protein 2: MNAYAAQAAVPLGRVRLVHLRYQSLLTARWRVLWIAIVFALVAAVAVLRIAYLGFVGGTPDRTSLAEQLLPPRGEITDRNGVPLARAFPAYAMWFDPEAMGDEGSPLVRSPQEVATELNAIFPDMDVAKTAQRLVSGRAGYLRRRVLPEEANRVFEMGEIALQFPRENERHYPQGSLAAHVLGYVVEGEGGRLGMEQVLDGQLRDPELRAESVALSIDVRVQGALEEELRRGMLATDAIGAAGIVLDADTGEIMALASLPEFDPNVIGAQGAPNEFNRATNGVYELGSTFKPLTVAAAIDAGVVRDLSRPWNATNVEIAKRTIRDLKPKGSALNVPQALVYSSNTVTARIADELGAKRLRQTMIDLGMDRRPYVELPARGHPIWPGDNWSRLKTMTVGYGHGVAVTPLHLASGYAAMVNGGIWRPATLRKLAPQDVPRGRRVFKASTSARMRQMLRMISLYGTGRSADAPGFRVGGKTGSAEKPRQGGYAKTALISSFAAAFPMDRPRYVVVTMLDEPRGTLASSFQRTAAFNAAPIVGRLVPRIGPMLGVRPDDNRDVDISDLRYLVEGHK; this comes from the coding sequence ATGAACGCCTATGCCGCGCAGGCTGCGGTGCCGCTGGGCCGCGTCCGGCTGGTCCACCTGCGCTACCAGTCGCTGCTGACCGCCCGCTGGCGGGTGCTTTGGATCGCGATCGTGTTCGCGCTGGTGGCCGCGGTGGCGGTGCTGCGGATCGCGTATCTCGGCTTTGTCGGGGGCACGCCCGACCGCACCAGCCTGGCCGAACAATTGCTTCCGCCGCGCGGCGAGATCACCGACCGCAACGGTGTGCCGCTGGCGCGGGCTTTTCCCGCTTATGCGATGTGGTTCGATCCCGAAGCGATGGGCGACGAGGGTTCGCCGCTGGTCCGATCGCCCCAGGAGGTCGCGACCGAGCTCAACGCGATCTTCCCCGACATGGACGTTGCCAAGACGGCGCAGCGGCTCGTCTCGGGCCGGGCGGGCTATCTGCGACGTCGGGTGCTGCCCGAAGAGGCCAACCGGGTGTTCGAAATGGGCGAGATCGCGCTGCAATTCCCGCGCGAGAACGAGCGGCACTATCCGCAGGGTTCGCTCGCCGCGCATGTGCTGGGCTACGTGGTCGAAGGCGAGGGCGGGCGGCTCGGGATGGAGCAGGTGCTCGACGGGCAGTTGCGTGACCCGGAGTTGCGGGCGGAGTCTGTCGCGCTGTCGATCGACGTGCGCGTCCAGGGTGCGCTCGAGGAGGAATTGCGGCGCGGCATGCTTGCGACCGATGCGATCGGCGCGGCGGGTATCGTGCTCGACGCCGATACCGGGGAGATCATGGCGCTGGCCTCGCTGCCCGAATTCGATCCCAACGTGATCGGCGCGCAGGGTGCCCCGAACGAATTCAACCGCGCCACCAACGGCGTCTACGAGCTCGGATCGACCTTCAAGCCATTGACCGTCGCCGCCGCGATCGATGCCGGAGTAGTGCGCGACCTGTCGCGCCCGTGGAACGCAACCAATGTCGAGATTGCCAAGCGCACGATCCGCGATCTCAAGCCCAAGGGCAGTGCACTCAACGTGCCGCAGGCGCTGGTCTATTCGTCCAACACCGTCACCGCACGGATCGCCGACGAGCTCGGCGCAAAGCGGCTGCGGCAGACGATGATCGATCTCGGCATGGACCGCCGTCCCTATGTCGAACTGCCCGCGCGCGGCCACCCGATCTGGCCCGGCGACAACTGGTCGCGGCTGAAGACCATGACGGTCGGCTACGGACACGGCGTGGCGGTCACGCCGCTGCACCTCGCCAGCGGCTATGCGGCAATGGTCAATGGCGGGATCTGGCGCCCGGCGACGCTGCGCAAGCTGGCCCCGCAAGACGTTCCGCGCGGACGCCGGGTGTTCAAGGCTTCGACTTCGGCACGGATGCGGCAGATGCTGCGCATGATCTCGCTCTACGGCACGGGCCGCAGCGCCGATGCACCGGGTTTCCGGGTCGGCGGCAAGACCGGATCGGCCGAAAAGCCGCGCCAGGGCGGGTATGCCAAGACCGCGCTGATCTCGTCGTTCGCCGCCGCCTTTCCGATGGATCGTCCGCGCTATGTCGTGGTGACGATGCTCGATGAACCGCGCGGCACGCTCGCCAGCTCGTTCCAGCGCACCGCCGCGTTCAACGCCGCTCCGATCGTCGGGCGGCTGGTGCCGCGCATCGGGCCGATGCTGGGGGTCCGGCCCGACGACAATCGCGACGTCGACATTTCCGACCTGCGTTATCTGGTCGAGGGGCACAAATGA
- the mraY gene encoding phospho-N-acetylmuramoyl-pentapeptide-transferase, protein MLYLLAEWLGFEGALNLVRYQTFRAGATLLTALFIGLLIGPRFINLLRVRQGKGQPIREDGPQSHLAKRGTPTMGGLMVIIALTLSLLIWMDPRNPLVWACVAVTLGFGVIGFLDDYDKVSKNSHAGVPGRVRLLLEFAVAGIASYIIVSQISTDLYVPFFSGVQIPLGPFYYLFAATIIVGFGNAVNLTDGLDGLAIMPVIIAAGTFAIIAYLVGRADFSEYLGIPHVPGAGELAIFCAAIMGGGLAFLWFNAPPAAVFMGDTGSLALGGALGAIAVASHHEIVLLIVGGLFVVETASVIIQVFWFKRTGKRIFRMAPIHHHFEQLGWSESKVVIRFWIIAIVLAMAGLATLKLR, encoded by the coding sequence ATGCTCTACCTACTCGCCGAATGGCTGGGCTTCGAAGGCGCCTTGAACCTGGTACGCTACCAGACGTTCCGTGCCGGAGCGACGCTGCTGACTGCGCTGTTCATCGGCCTGCTGATCGGTCCGCGCTTCATCAATCTGCTGCGTGTGCGCCAGGGCAAGGGGCAGCCGATCCGCGAGGACGGTCCGCAATCGCACCTGGCCAAGCGCGGTACGCCGACAATGGGTGGGTTGATGGTGATCATCGCGCTGACCCTGTCGCTGCTGATCTGGATGGACCCGCGCAATCCGCTGGTCTGGGCCTGCGTCGCCGTGACGCTCGGCTTCGGCGTGATCGGATTTCTCGATGATTACGACAAGGTCTCGAAGAACAGCCATGCCGGGGTGCCCGGCAGGGTGCGGCTGTTGCTGGAATTCGCCGTCGCGGGGATCGCGTCCTACATTATCGTCAGCCAGATCAGCACCGATCTCTACGTGCCGTTCTTTTCTGGCGTGCAGATTCCGCTCGGCCCCTTCTATTACCTCTTCGCGGCGACAATCATCGTCGGCTTCGGCAACGCGGTAAACCTCACCGACGGGCTCGACGGGCTGGCGATCATGCCGGTGATAATCGCGGCGGGTACGTTCGCGATCATCGCCTATCTGGTCGGGCGCGCGGATTTTAGCGAGTATCTCGGAATCCCGCATGTACCGGGAGCAGGGGAGCTGGCGATATTCTGCGCCGCGATCATGGGCGGCGGGCTCGCGTTCCTGTGGTTCAACGCACCGCCGGCAGCGGTATTCATGGGCGATACCGGATCGCTCGCGCTCGGCGGGGCGCTGGGTGCGATCGCGGTGGCAAGCCATCACGAAATCGTGCTGCTGATCGTCGGCGGGCTGTTTGTGGTCGAGACCGCAAGCGTCATCATCCAGGTGTTCTGGTTCAAGCGGACCGGCAAGCGCATCTTCCGCATGGCGCCGATCCATCACCATTTCGAACAGCTCGGCTGGAGCGAGAGCAAGGTCGTGATCCGTTTCTGGATCATCGCGATCGTGCTCGCCATGGCCGGGCTGGCGACACTGAAGTTGAGGTAG
- a CDS encoding UDP-N-acetylmuramoyl-L-alanyl-D-glutamate--2,6-diaminopimelate ligase, giving the protein MKLRGLAERAGVECREGGDIAVTGFAIDHRKVAPGTVFGAFRGERFNAEDFIPAAVEAGAVAVVTRPEAPVKGAVHISSEEPRRTFALLAAQFFKPVPETLVAVTGTNGKTSTAEMTRQIWRMCGERAASIGTLGVTTPDGSISTGLTTPDIVTFLSNMSGLAREGVTHVAYEASSHGLSQYRNEGLRVAACAFTNFSRDHLDYHGTMEEYFAAKMRMFDEVVGPGAPAIIWDGGEMCEWTRRAIEHAEAQDLRVRTVGERGAFLRLAAREATQLGQTLTVEHDGTGRTIKLPLIGAYQAANALCAAGLALSTGSDASQVFDAVSRLQPVRGRLERAVIAPVGAPLYVDYAHTPDALEAAIAALRPHVDAERGGRLIVVFGAGGDRDSGKRAPMGEVAAKSADVVIVTDDNPRGEDAAAIRAAIMHGAGGASHVRDMGGRREAIAAAIAEAREHDIILVAGKGHEQGQIIGSGEAMRVLPFDDVQVARECAAASTGAGA; this is encoded by the coding sequence ATGAAGCTGAGGGGGCTGGCCGAGCGCGCGGGGGTGGAGTGTCGAGAGGGCGGCGACATCGCCGTAACCGGCTTCGCCATCGATCACCGCAAGGTTGCGCCCGGCACCGTGTTCGGCGCGTTTCGCGGCGAGCGCTTCAACGCCGAGGATTTCATTCCCGCGGCCGTCGAAGCGGGTGCAGTCGCTGTCGTGACCCGGCCCGAAGCGCCGGTGAAAGGCGCGGTGCATATCTCAAGCGAGGAGCCGCGCCGGACTTTTGCGCTGCTCGCGGCGCAGTTCTTCAAGCCCGTGCCCGAAACGCTGGTCGCGGTCACCGGCACCAACGGCAAGACCTCGACCGCCGAGATGACCCGCCAGATCTGGCGCATGTGCGGCGAGCGCGCGGCGAGCATCGGGACGCTCGGCGTGACCACCCCCGACGGCAGCATCTCGACCGGGCTGACCACGCCCGACATCGTCACTTTCCTCTCCAACATGAGCGGGTTGGCGCGCGAAGGCGTGACCCATGTCGCCTACGAGGCATCGAGCCACGGCCTGTCGCAATACCGCAACGAAGGGCTGCGCGTGGCCGCCTGCGCCTTCACCAATTTCAGCCGCGACCACCTCGATTACCACGGCACGATGGAAGAGTATTTTGCGGCCAAGATGCGCATGTTCGACGAAGTGGTCGGACCCGGCGCGCCGGCGATCATCTGGGACGGCGGGGAAATGTGCGAGTGGACCCGCCGCGCCATCGAACACGCGGAAGCCCAAGACCTGCGTGTTCGGACAGTGGGCGAGCGGGGCGCGTTCCTGCGCCTCGCCGCCCGCGAGGCGACCCAGCTCGGACAGACCCTGACGGTCGAGCACGACGGCACCGGGCGGACGATCAAGCTGCCGCTGATCGGGGCATACCAGGCGGCAAATGCATTGTGCGCTGCCGGGCTCGCGCTGTCGACCGGTTCCGACGCATCGCAGGTGTTCGACGCGGTTTCACGATTGCAGCCGGTGCGCGGGCGGCTCGAGCGCGCGGTCATCGCGCCGGTTGGTGCACCGCTCTATGTCGATTACGCGCACACGCCCGACGCGCTCGAAGCGGCGATCGCGGCGCTGCGCCCGCATGTCGATGCGGAGCGTGGGGGCAGGCTGATCGTCGTCTTCGGTGCAGGCGGAGACCGCGACAGCGGCAAGCGCGCGCCGATGGGCGAAGTCGCGGCCAAGTCGGCCGATGTGGTAATCGTCACCGACGACAATCCGCGCGGCGAGGATGCCGCCGCCATTCGCGCCGCGATCATGCACGGTGCAGGCGGAGCGTCGCATGTGCGCGACATGGGCGGGCGCCGCGAAGCCATCGCCGCCGCCATCGCCGAGGCGCGCGAACACGACATCATCCTCGTTGCCGGAAAGGGCCACGAGCAAGGACAGATAATCGGGTCGGGAGAAGCTATGCGAGTGTTGCCGTTCGACGATGTACAGGTGGCGCGCGAATGCGCGGCAGCGTCGACAGGAGCCGGGGCATGA
- the murF gene encoding UDP-N-acetylmuramoyl-tripeptide--D-alanyl-D-alanine ligase: MNARQLVQGMLKAWPVDPRDRLPLPLWFSHDIEVATGGVSSHHFQAAGVEMDSRDVRPGDLFVALKGEAMDGHKFLPQAFAAGAVAAITDRPVDFPHVLVENTTAALHALAHAARERGNAKRIAVTGSVGKTGVKEAIFNALDRASRGGAHRSVRSYNNHVGVPLSLARLPARARYGVFEMGMNHAGEIAPLTDHVRPHVALITTIAPAHIENLGSMEAIADEKAQIFTGLVEGGAAIIPADSEYAGRLIDHARRLGVEVVTFGRNEAADVRLLDAIPAANGGSLVTAELGDARLCYTIAEPGEHWVANSLGVLAAVRAAGGDLAAAGLALAEMGGLKGRGARLQIAVSGGKALLVDESYNANPASMRATLRQLGQTPALRRIAVLGSMKELGDFADRFHRQLAEPLAEAKIDHAILVGDEMRALAAELGKDGAKSLGIAPSFAHCKGPAEAIAALEHFGLTHGDAVLVKGSNSVGLGGLVTHFTNASG, from the coding sequence ATGAACGCCCGTCAGCTGGTGCAGGGTATGCTGAAGGCATGGCCGGTCGACCCGCGCGACCGCCTGCCGCTGCCGCTGTGGTTCTCGCACGACATCGAGGTCGCGACTGGCGGTGTGTCGTCGCACCATTTCCAGGCTGCCGGGGTCGAGATGGACTCGCGCGACGTGCGTCCGGGCGATCTGTTCGTGGCGCTCAAGGGCGAGGCGATGGACGGTCACAAATTCCTGCCCCAGGCCTTCGCCGCCGGAGCCGTCGCCGCGATTACCGACCGTCCGGTCGATTTCCCGCATGTTTTGGTCGAGAACACCACCGCGGCGCTTCATGCGCTCGCTCATGCAGCGCGCGAACGTGGCAATGCAAAACGCATCGCAGTGACCGGTTCGGTCGGCAAGACCGGGGTCAAGGAAGCGATCTTCAACGCGCTCGACCGTGCCAGCCGGGGCGGTGCGCATCGCAGCGTGCGCAGCTACAACAACCATGTCGGTGTTCCGCTCAGCCTCGCACGGCTCCCTGCGCGGGCGCGCTACGGCGTGTTCGAGATGGGAATGAACCACGCGGGCGAGATCGCCCCGCTGACCGACCACGTGCGCCCGCATGTCGCGCTGATCACCACGATCGCACCCGCGCATATCGAAAATCTCGGCAGCATGGAGGCAATCGCCGACGAGAAAGCCCAGATCTTCACCGGCCTGGTCGAAGGCGGCGCCGCGATCATCCCGGCGGACAGCGAATACGCCGGGCGGTTGATCGACCATGCCCGCCGTCTTGGTGTCGAGGTGGTCACCTTCGGTCGCAACGAAGCAGCCGATGTGCGGCTGCTCGACGCCATCCCGGCTGCCAACGGCGGATCGCTGGTGACGGCCGAGCTCGGGGATGCGCGGCTGTGCTACACCATCGCCGAGCCGGGCGAGCACTGGGTCGCGAATTCGCTCGGCGTGCTGGCTGCGGTGCGCGCGGCGGGCGGCGATCTGGCCGCAGCCGGGCTTGCGCTGGCCGAAATGGGCGGTCTGAAGGGGCGCGGTGCGCGGTTGCAGATCGCGGTTTCGGGCGGCAAGGCGTTGCTGGTCGACGAAAGCTACAACGCCAACCCCGCTTCGATGCGCGCGACCTTACGCCAACTGGGCCAGACCCCGGCGCTGCGCCGCATCGCGGTGCTCGGCAGCATGAAGGAACTGGGCGATTTCGCCGACCGGTTTCACCGGCAGCTCGCCGAACCGCTGGCCGAAGCCAAGATCGACCATGCGATCCTTGTCGGCGACGAAATGCGCGCGCTCGCCGCCGAATTGGGGAAAGACGGCGCCAAATCGCTTGGCATCGCGCCGAGCTTCGCCCATTGCAAGGGGCCTGCCGAGGCGATCGCGGCGCTCGAGCATTTCGGACTCACCCATGGCGATGCTGTGCTTGTGAAGGGCTCCAATTCGGTCGGCCTGGGCGGGCTGGTGACACACTTTACGAACGCTTCTGGCTAG